Proteins from a genomic interval of Arthrobacter sp. CAN_C5:
- a CDS encoding acetyl-CoA C-acyltransferase: MNEAFLVGGVRTPVGRYGGALSSVRPDDLAALVVRESLQRAGVDPQAVDEVILGCVNQSGEDNRNVARMATLLAGLPDTVPGLTVNRLCASGLSAILIASQMIKSGAADVVIAGGVESMTRAPWVMEKPVKAFARPGEIADTSLGWRFTNPRFSDQQKLSMPETAEEVASLDGITREDADAFAVKSHQNALAAIAAGRFTQELLPVETKTGVVDQDEGPRPGTSLETLASLRSVVRPGGIVTAGNASSLNDGASAIVVASESAVKRFGLVPRARVVDGASAGVPPEIMGIGPVPATEKVLSRAGWGIDDIGAVELNEAFATQSLACIRRLGLDPGIVNSDGGAIALGHALGSSGARIAITLLGRMEREQADRGLATMCVGVGQGTAMLLERV; the protein is encoded by the coding sequence ATGAATGAAGCTTTTCTTGTCGGAGGAGTGAGAACTCCTGTCGGCCGTTATGGTGGCGCCCTGTCATCGGTGCGACCGGATGACCTTGCGGCTTTGGTGGTCCGGGAGTCCCTGCAACGTGCGGGCGTGGACCCGCAGGCCGTCGACGAAGTGATTCTGGGCTGCGTCAACCAGTCCGGCGAAGACAACCGGAACGTGGCGCGGATGGCAACGCTACTGGCCGGGTTGCCGGACACGGTTCCCGGCCTGACCGTCAACCGGCTGTGCGCGTCAGGGCTGAGCGCCATTTTGATCGCCTCCCAGATGATCAAGTCCGGTGCCGCTGATGTGGTCATTGCAGGCGGGGTGGAGTCCATGACCCGCGCACCGTGGGTGATGGAAAAACCAGTGAAGGCCTTCGCCCGGCCCGGCGAAATTGCTGACACCTCCCTGGGTTGGCGATTCACCAACCCGCGCTTCAGCGACCAGCAAAAGCTGTCGATGCCGGAAACCGCTGAAGAAGTGGCGTCGCTGGATGGCATCACCCGGGAAGATGCTGATGCGTTCGCGGTGAAATCCCATCAGAATGCCCTGGCGGCCATTGCTGCGGGGCGGTTCACCCAGGAGCTTCTGCCCGTTGAAACGAAGACCGGCGTTGTCGACCAGGACGAGGGTCCCCGGCCAGGTACATCGCTGGAAACTTTGGCCTCGCTTCGTTCGGTCGTGCGGCCGGGCGGGATCGTCACGGCAGGAAACGCGAGCTCACTCAACGACGGGGCGTCCGCCATCGTCGTCGCCAGCGAGAGCGCGGTGAAGCGGTTCGGTCTGGTTCCCCGGGCACGCGTCGTGGACGGCGCATCAGCGGGAGTGCCGCCGGAAATCATGGGCATCGGTCCGGTACCCGCGACGGAGAAGGTGCTTTCCCGGGCCGGCTGGGGGATCGACGACATCGGTGCGGTGGAGCTCAATGAGGCGTTCGCCACCCAGTCGTTGGCCTGCATCCGCAGGCTGGGTCTCGACCCGGGGATTGTGAACAGCGACGGCGGCGCCATCGCCCTCGGGCATGCGCTGGGTTCATCGGGTGCACGGATCGCTATCACCCTGCTCGGACGGATGGAACGCGAGCAGGCGGACCGGGGGCTCGCGACCATGTGCGTGGGGGTCGGCCAGGGCACGGCGATGCTGTTGGAGCGCGTCTAG
- a CDS encoding acyl-CoA dehydrogenase family protein — translation MSTTAQSADPVNVDYYLLDELLSEEEVLIRKKVRGFVDTSVLPVINDYWEAAQFPFELVPGIAQLGIVGSTIEGYGCPGLSRLAAGMVSVEMSRGDGSLNTFIGVQSGLSMGTINMLGNEEQKQRWLPGMATLDKIGAFGLTEPDHGSDSVALETTARREGEHYVLNGRKRWIGNANIADVVIIWARDEADNKVNGFILEKNDDGTYPDGYTTELITGKIGKRAIWQPDVMIDNVRIPAENKLAEAHSFRDVTRVLTATRSGASWEAVGHGIAAYEAAVSYATQRVQFGKPIAGFQLVQNKLANMLSELTAMQLICFRLATLADQGKMTSPMASLAKMHTAQKARWICLQARDILGGNGLLLENHVARHMTDMEVVHTYEGTDSIQSLLIGRDITGISAFA, via the coding sequence ATGAGCACTACCGCCCAGAGCGCTGATCCCGTGAACGTTGACTACTACCTTCTTGATGAGCTCCTGTCCGAGGAGGAGGTGCTGATCCGGAAGAAAGTCCGCGGCTTCGTCGATACATCGGTGCTTCCGGTGATCAACGACTACTGGGAAGCTGCGCAGTTTCCCTTTGAACTGGTCCCCGGCATTGCCCAGCTCGGAATCGTTGGTTCCACCATCGAGGGCTACGGTTGCCCCGGGCTGAGCAGGCTGGCCGCGGGAATGGTTTCCGTTGAGATGTCGCGCGGTGACGGCAGCCTCAATACGTTCATCGGAGTGCAGTCGGGGCTGTCGATGGGCACCATCAACATGCTCGGCAACGAGGAACAGAAGCAGCGGTGGCTGCCCGGCATGGCAACGCTGGACAAGATTGGCGCGTTTGGCCTGACTGAGCCGGACCATGGGTCGGACTCGGTGGCGCTTGAAACCACAGCCCGACGGGAAGGTGAGCACTACGTCCTGAACGGCCGCAAGCGGTGGATCGGGAACGCCAACATCGCCGACGTCGTCATCATCTGGGCGCGCGATGAAGCAGACAACAAGGTCAATGGCTTCATTCTGGAAAAGAATGACGACGGCACCTACCCGGATGGATACACCACCGAACTCATCACCGGAAAAATCGGCAAGCGGGCCATCTGGCAGCCCGATGTGATGATCGACAACGTCCGCATCCCGGCCGAGAACAAGCTCGCCGAGGCTCACTCCTTCAGGGACGTGACCCGGGTACTGACGGCAACCCGCAGCGGGGCATCCTGGGAAGCCGTGGGCCACGGCATTGCTGCCTACGAAGCTGCGGTTTCTTATGCCACGCAGCGGGTGCAGTTCGGCAAGCCGATCGCGGGCTTCCAGCTGGTGCAGAACAAGCTCGCCAACATGCTCTCCGAGCTGACAGCGATGCAGTTGATCTGTTTCCGCCTTGCCACCCTCGCGGATCAGGGAAAAATGACCAGCCCCATGGCCTCACTCGCGAAGATGCATACCGCCCAGAAGGCTCGCTGGATCTGTCTGCAGGCCCGGGACATTCTGGGTGGGAATGGGTTGCTGCTGGAAAACCATGTGGCCCGCCACATGACCGACATGGAGGTGGTGCACACCTACGAGGGGACCGACTCCATCCAGTCGCTGCTGATCGGGCGCGACATCACCGGCATCTCCGCGTTCGCCTGA
- a CDS encoding LysR substrate-binding domain-containing protein, with the protein MEIQQVRAFLAVAQELHFGRAAERLHIAQPPLSRTIKNLERELGATLFERSTRSVKLTTAGQALLAPAEEIMSACRRARSAVTSAGKGETGRVRVAFAGVSSHVMVGKLAKLVRQTHPGIDIELYSSYYAVPALNEVIAGTMDIGLGRWSFLPSGIESRTVARETLVIALPSNHRLAHRTSVRMTDFATEDFVALPPDPGAVLREHLDRLSHGAGFVPSIVQAAPDTSTLLSLVAADIGCALTVSSVPDNVSYPGVVFVPLEDPAEPILLRLIWRSDDSSPALREVLRLSEALMPSPEPSPA; encoded by the coding sequence ATGGAAATACAGCAAGTCCGCGCCTTCCTCGCCGTCGCCCAGGAACTGCACTTCGGCCGTGCCGCGGAACGTCTGCACATCGCCCAGCCACCACTGAGCCGCACCATCAAGAATCTTGAACGCGAGCTGGGTGCAACCCTTTTTGAGCGCAGCACCCGAAGCGTGAAACTCACGACTGCGGGCCAGGCGCTGCTGGCCCCGGCAGAGGAGATCATGTCAGCCTGTCGCAGGGCGCGATCGGCAGTGACTTCGGCAGGCAAGGGTGAGACCGGGAGGGTCCGGGTGGCTTTCGCGGGTGTGTCCTCCCACGTCATGGTGGGCAAGCTGGCCAAGCTGGTCAGGCAGACCCACCCCGGAATCGACATTGAGCTATACAGCTCCTACTACGCCGTCCCTGCCTTGAATGAGGTCATTGCGGGCACCATGGACATCGGCCTGGGCCGGTGGAGCTTCCTACCCTCGGGGATCGAATCGCGGACCGTGGCCCGGGAGACTCTGGTGATTGCGCTGCCGTCAAACCATAGGCTGGCTCACCGGACGTCGGTCCGGATGACAGATTTTGCCACCGAGGATTTTGTTGCCTTGCCGCCGGACCCGGGGGCAGTCCTCAGGGAACATCTCGATCGGCTTTCCCACGGTGCTGGCTTTGTGCCCTCGATCGTGCAGGCTGCACCCGATACGTCCACGCTGCTGTCGTTGGTCGCCGCAGACATCGGCTGCGCCCTTACTGTGTCCTCTGTCCCGGACAACGTGTCCTACCCGGGGGTGGTGTTTGTCCCCCTTGAGGATCCGGCCGAACCCATCCTGCTGCGTCTGATCTGGCGCAGCGATGACAGCAGTCCAGCGCTGCGCGAGGTCCTGCGCCTTTCAGAGGCCCTGATGCCTTCGCCGGAGCCGTCCCCGGCCTGA
- a CDS encoding TRAP transporter permease, whose product MTIETAPPAGTTTDAPPRLNGPWRAVVVVFTVLGILLSMNQVFFWDLFGVTLLTHAYLYYMLTCFLAIAFIIFPASKSVTLPAADDGVGPRPRPAALAWYDVVLFAATLVVTVYFGVNAETILNLGWDYAAPPLAAVFSVVLWGLAIEALRRTAGSAVAVIAFLFSVYPMFSSRMPFGFLQGISHDFRTTAQIHAVGVEGIMGLPLQTAASILIGFLLFGVILRHTGGSTFFHNLAQSLFGGARGGAAKVSVASSASMGMMSGSAVSNVLTTGPMTIPAMIKAGFSPRYAGAVEATASSGGSITPPVMGTAAFLMISFVGVPYKEILIAATIPAILYYVGIYLQIDAYSSRKGLAGLPKSKLPRFGPVMASGWPYLASLVMLTALLVVTTETQAPFWVAGALVVYGMVKREGRLTPRRFVDMLFDCGRTISEILGIIAGVGLIVGGLNMSGVTLSLARELLVLVGDNVVLMLIAGAVTCFILGMGMTVSAAYVFLAIVMVPAVVELGIDPIAAHLFVIYWAAVSYITPPVALASFAAAGIAGSDPMKTSVSAMKLGAVKYIVPFGFALNPALVAQAPLPEIVMAFSLSLIGVYALACAFEGWVLGMGRRLPMLLRVVSAVAGVSLMMPGVAAAALGGVLLGVVLLLTFIALRKDGQTPTAAAPTHAEGRLQSLSE is encoded by the coding sequence TTGACGATTGAGACTGCGCCTCCCGCTGGGACGACAACCGATGCGCCGCCGCGGCTGAACGGCCCCTGGCGGGCAGTGGTGGTGGTGTTCACTGTTCTCGGCATCCTGCTCTCAATGAACCAGGTGTTCTTTTGGGATCTCTTCGGTGTCACACTGCTCACGCACGCCTATCTGTACTACATGCTGACCTGCTTCCTGGCCATCGCGTTCATCATCTTCCCGGCGTCAAAGTCCGTGACGTTGCCGGCCGCTGACGATGGTGTCGGGCCTCGACCAAGGCCTGCCGCGCTGGCCTGGTACGACGTCGTTCTGTTCGCCGCGACGCTGGTGGTCACCGTCTACTTCGGCGTCAACGCCGAGACCATCCTGAATCTGGGATGGGATTACGCGGCGCCGCCGCTGGCAGCCGTCTTCAGCGTGGTGCTGTGGGGGCTGGCGATCGAGGCATTGCGGCGCACAGCCGGGTCAGCGGTTGCGGTCATCGCGTTCCTGTTCTCTGTGTATCCGATGTTCTCTTCCCGGATGCCCTTCGGATTTCTGCAGGGCATCTCCCATGATTTCCGGACCACAGCCCAGATCCATGCGGTGGGCGTCGAAGGGATCATGGGCCTGCCGCTGCAAACCGCAGCCAGCATCCTGATCGGATTCCTGCTCTTCGGGGTGATTCTCCGGCACACCGGCGGATCGACGTTCTTCCACAATCTGGCCCAATCCCTGTTTGGTGGTGCACGCGGCGGCGCCGCCAAGGTGTCGGTGGCCAGCAGCGCGTCCATGGGCATGATGAGCGGCAGCGCCGTCTCGAATGTGCTCACCACCGGGCCCATGACCATCCCGGCCATGATCAAGGCCGGGTTTTCGCCCCGGTACGCAGGGGCGGTTGAGGCCACAGCGTCATCCGGCGGATCCATTACCCCGCCGGTGATGGGCACCGCGGCGTTCCTGATGATTTCCTTTGTGGGTGTCCCCTACAAGGAAATTCTGATCGCCGCGACTATTCCCGCAATCCTGTACTACGTGGGCATCTACCTTCAGATTGATGCCTATTCCTCCAGGAAGGGCCTGGCGGGGCTGCCGAAGTCCAAACTGCCCAGGTTTGGTCCGGTGATGGCCTCGGGCTGGCCGTACCTTGCCTCACTTGTCATGTTGACCGCCCTTCTGGTGGTCACCACGGAAACGCAGGCACCGTTCTGGGTGGCCGGTGCCCTGGTGGTCTACGGGATGGTCAAGCGGGAGGGCAGGCTCACGCCACGCCGGTTCGTCGATATGCTTTTCGACTGCGGCAGGACCATCAGCGAAATCCTGGGCATCATCGCGGGGGTGGGGCTCATTGTTGGCGGGCTCAACATGTCCGGGGTAACTCTCTCACTGGCCAGGGAACTGCTGGTCCTGGTCGGGGACAACGTGGTGCTGATGCTCATTGCCGGTGCCGTGACCTGCTTCATCCTGGGCATGGGTATGACCGTTTCCGCGGCCTACGTGTTCCTGGCAATTGTCATGGTCCCCGCCGTCGTCGAACTCGGTATCGATCCGATCGCAGCCCACCTGTTCGTCATCTATTGGGCCGCAGTCTCCTACATCACGCCGCCGGTGGCGCTCGCGTCGTTTGCCGCCGCCGGGATCGCCGGTTCCGACCCGATGAAGACCAGCGTCTCCGCAATGAAGCTGGGGGCAGTGAAGTACATCGTGCCGTTTGGGTTTGCGCTGAATCCGGCGCTGGTTGCCCAGGCCCCGTTGCCGGAGATTGTGATGGCGTTCAGTCTCAGCCTGATCGGTGTCTACGCTCTGGCCTGTGCCTTCGAAGGGTGGGTGCTTGGCATGGGCCGGCGGTTGCCGATGCTGCTGCGCGTCGTCTCAGCTGTCGCCGGTGTCAGCCTGATGATGCCGGGAGTGGCCGCCGCGGCCCTCGGTGGGGTGCTGCTGGGTGTGGTTTTACTCCTGACCTTCATTGCCCTCCGCAAGGACGGACAAACCCCGACGGCGGCGGCGCCCACCCACGCGGAGGGCCGGCTGCAGTCGCTCTCAGAGTAA
- a CDS encoding molybdopterin-dependent oxidoreductase encodes MTIEETGRCTGMGRINGWAALSGLVAVAIAVIAAELTAALVSPSVSPVTAVGSTVIDVLPPGVKDWAIETFGTADKLIFLITMFVIIAGVAAGAGILEYRWRRSGAALVLVFGLAGIAAVAARPQSSTAAFAAPVVALVLGVMLVTVLTDRLVAWQPRRAADVGTPGPVARRRFLLGVGVGGAVAALAGTAASLVRNSQSLVTQARDQIRLPAPDAVAGRAAAVIPAGADLGVDGVPPLVTPNDNYYRIDTALVVPVVDPGTWRLRVTGMVDREVELTFDELLAKPLVESYITLACVSNVVGGDLIGNAKWLGWPVRELLAMAGVQDGADMVLSRSVDGFTASTPLDAMTDDRDSLIAIGMNGETLPVEHGFPVRLVVPGLYGFVSATKWVTELKVTRYDDDVAYWSTRGWSERGPVKTSSRIDVPRERSSVAAGTVQIAGYAWAQHRGIEAVQVRVDEGSWQPAALAAEISRDTWRQFSAAVDLAPGSHTVQVRAVDRTGAVQVDRVAPVTPDGATGLHSVTFTVS; translated from the coding sequence ATGACGATAGAAGAGACAGGACGGTGCACCGGTATGGGACGGATCAACGGGTGGGCGGCACTGTCCGGGCTGGTTGCGGTGGCGATCGCAGTGATCGCCGCCGAACTGACCGCCGCTCTGGTCAGCCCGTCGGTCTCCCCGGTGACAGCGGTCGGCTCAACGGTGATCGACGTGCTGCCGCCCGGCGTCAAGGACTGGGCGATTGAGACGTTCGGCACGGCCGACAAACTGATCTTCCTGATCACCATGTTTGTGATCATTGCGGGGGTGGCCGCCGGAGCCGGAATCCTTGAGTACCGGTGGCGTCGGAGCGGCGCGGCCCTGGTGCTGGTCTTCGGGCTGGCGGGCATCGCCGCCGTCGCTGCGCGGCCGCAGTCCTCGACCGCCGCGTTCGCAGCCCCGGTGGTGGCCCTGGTGCTCGGCGTCATGTTAGTCACCGTCCTGACCGACCGGTTGGTGGCCTGGCAGCCCCGCCGGGCGGCCGACGTCGGGACCCCCGGACCGGTGGCACGACGAAGGTTCCTCCTGGGTGTGGGCGTGGGCGGCGCGGTGGCGGCACTCGCGGGGACGGCCGCATCCCTGGTCCGGAACAGCCAGTCGCTCGTGACGCAGGCCCGGGACCAGATCCGGCTACCGGCACCCGACGCCGTCGCGGGACGGGCCGCGGCGGTCATCCCGGCGGGCGCGGATCTCGGGGTCGACGGTGTCCCGCCACTGGTGACGCCCAACGACAACTACTACCGGATCGATACCGCACTGGTGGTGCCGGTGGTGGACCCTGGCACCTGGCGGCTACGGGTCACCGGGATGGTGGACCGGGAGGTCGAGCTGACCTTCGACGAACTCCTGGCCAAGCCCCTGGTCGAAAGCTACATCACCCTCGCCTGCGTTTCGAACGTGGTGGGCGGTGACCTGATCGGCAACGCCAAATGGCTCGGCTGGCCGGTCCGCGAACTGCTGGCCATGGCGGGTGTGCAGGATGGGGCCGACATGGTGCTTTCGCGCAGCGTCGACGGGTTCACCGCCAGCACCCCGCTGGACGCCATGACTGACGACCGGGACTCGTTGATCGCCATCGGGATGAACGGTGAAACCCTCCCCGTTGAGCACGGCTTCCCCGTCCGTCTGGTGGTTCCCGGGCTGTACGGTTTCGTCTCGGCGACCAAATGGGTGACCGAACTGAAGGTCACCAGGTACGACGACGACGTCGCCTACTGGTCCACCCGTGGCTGGTCCGAGCGGGGCCCGGTGAAGACCTCGTCCCGGATCGACGTGCCACGGGAACGGTCGAGCGTGGCCGCGGGAACGGTCCAGATCGCCGGATACGCGTGGGCCCAACACCGGGGGATCGAAGCGGTCCAGGTGAGGGTGGATGAGGGATCCTGGCAGCCCGCGGCGCTGGCCGCCGAAATCTCACGGGACACCTGGCGGCAGTTCAGCGCCGCTGTGGACCTGGCCCCCGGATCCCATACGGTGCAGGTCCGCGCCGTCGACCGTACCGGAGCCGTGCAGGTGGACCGCGTGGCGCCGGTCACACCCGACGGCGCCACGGGTCTGCACTCGGTGACCTTCACTGTTTCCTGA
- a CDS encoding CaiB/BaiF CoA-transferase family protein — protein MAEAAADTLNEIFGRTGSGPLSGVVVADFSRVLAGPYCTMLLADMGATVIKVESPDGDDARTWKPPVRDEESTFFLSVNRNKHSITLDFNEPSDLALAQQLAARADIVVENFKPHGLERYGLDYAAIADLNPTVIYASITGFGTGAGAALPGYDLLVQAASGMMSLTGGQETEPYRAGLAMFDVITGLHASTGILGALHHRTTTGEGQRVELNLLSSALSGMVNQSAAYVTGGVIPTRMGNEHPSLYPYEPMLTGDGRLVIAAANNGQFARLCAVLEVPELAQDQRFSSAEQRNAHRSELRILLEVQLAARSAEEWFPLLSGAGLPCAPIQDVKGGVDLADRLGLDPVVLPGENERQIPTVRHPVSFSRTPATYDLAPPMLGSSSDLVRGWLAQQLTAAR, from the coding sequence ATGGCGGAAGCTGCAGCGGACACGCTGAACGAAATCTTTGGACGCACCGGGAGTGGTCCGCTGAGCGGAGTGGTCGTTGCGGATTTCAGCAGGGTGCTGGCGGGTCCGTACTGCACGATGCTGCTCGCCGATATGGGCGCCACAGTGATCAAGGTCGAGTCTCCGGACGGGGACGATGCCCGGACCTGGAAGCCGCCGGTACGCGACGAGGAGAGCACGTTCTTCCTCTCCGTCAACCGGAACAAACACTCGATCACCCTGGACTTCAACGAGCCCTCGGACCTTGCCCTCGCACAGCAGCTGGCCGCCCGGGCCGACATAGTCGTCGAGAACTTCAAGCCCCATGGACTGGAGCGCTACGGTCTCGACTACGCCGCGATTGCCGATCTCAATCCCACGGTCATCTACGCCTCGATCACGGGCTTCGGAACCGGTGCGGGCGCCGCGCTCCCCGGTTATGACCTCCTGGTGCAGGCGGCCTCCGGGATGATGAGCCTCACCGGCGGCCAGGAGACGGAACCGTACCGTGCCGGGTTGGCAATGTTCGACGTCATCACTGGCTTGCACGCCAGCACGGGAATTCTTGGAGCGCTCCATCACCGCACCACCACCGGGGAAGGGCAGCGTGTGGAGCTGAATCTGCTGTCCTCAGCCCTGTCGGGGATGGTCAACCAATCCGCGGCCTATGTCACTGGCGGTGTCATTCCCACCCGGATGGGTAACGAACACCCCAGCCTCTACCCCTACGAGCCGATGCTGACCGGTGACGGCCGGCTGGTCATCGCCGCAGCCAACAACGGCCAGTTTGCGCGGCTCTGCGCCGTGCTTGAGGTACCCGAACTGGCGCAGGACCAACGGTTCTCCTCCGCGGAGCAACGCAACGCTCACCGGTCGGAGCTGCGCATCCTCCTCGAAGTGCAGCTGGCAGCCCGCTCGGCCGAGGAATGGTTCCCCCTCCTTTCCGGTGCGGGGTTGCCCTGTGCGCCCATCCAGGATGTGAAGGGCGGGGTGGACCTTGCCGACAGGTTGGGCCTTGATCCAGTGGTACTCCCGGGCGAGAACGAACGACAGATTCCGACCGTTCGACACCCGGTGAGTTTCTCCCGGACGCCTGCCACCTACGATTTGGCTCCGCCGATGCTGGGCTCCAGCTCGGACCTGGTGCGCGGCTGGCTTGCCCAGCAGCTCACCGCAGCCCGCTGA
- the glp gene encoding gephyrin-like molybdotransferase Glp gives MIRSVEEHQQAVLGLLRYSSSYPADSRTDQDGGGTELPLAAARGRVLAVDLQAPVSLPPFDNSQMDGYAVHVDDLNPTGGTSGRSLRVGAPIPAGIEPPDLVQGSAAPIMTGAMIPGNTGAIVPIERVTPAQFYSAADYEADTELAVDLPETVEPGAYIRRAGSDIPTGTTALTAGTLLGPAQLGLLAACGIATVPVRRQFTVLLLTTGDEVQEPGSTRQPGKIFDANTTLLETALLDAGAAVIRHRLMDDNPTLLREALAAVADSGIHLILTTGGISQGAYEVVKQALANSSVEFLSVTMQPGGPQALGTIGGVPFLGFPGNPVSALVSFEMFLRPALTAVAGVPHPRVVLTAALEEEVSSPEAKHQVRRGWYTPRAAAGEPVGTVRLVGGPGSHLIHALAESNVLVQLPVGTGSLAAGDLVSVWLVDGMHGAPSFGIPAAHPLAVAGPGNT, from the coding sequence ATGATCAGAAGCGTCGAGGAACACCAGCAGGCAGTGCTGGGACTGCTCCGCTACAGCAGCAGCTACCCGGCTGATAGCCGGACGGACCAGGACGGCGGCGGAACCGAGCTCCCGCTGGCGGCCGCCCGCGGCCGGGTGCTCGCCGTCGACCTGCAGGCTCCGGTCAGCCTGCCCCCGTTTGATAACTCGCAGATGGACGGGTACGCGGTCCACGTCGACGACCTGAACCCAACCGGTGGCACGTCAGGACGAAGCCTGAGGGTGGGAGCGCCCATCCCGGCGGGCATCGAACCGCCGGACCTGGTGCAGGGGAGTGCGGCGCCCATCATGACCGGCGCGATGATCCCGGGAAACACCGGTGCCATCGTCCCGATCGAACGGGTCACCCCGGCCCAGTTCTACTCAGCGGCCGACTACGAGGCGGACACCGAACTCGCCGTCGACCTACCCGAAACCGTGGAACCTGGTGCCTACATCCGCCGTGCCGGCAGCGACATCCCCACCGGCACCACCGCCCTGACCGCCGGGACGCTCCTCGGCCCCGCCCAGCTGGGCCTGCTCGCCGCCTGCGGAATCGCCACGGTCCCGGTGCGCCGCCAGTTCACCGTCTTGCTGCTCACCACCGGGGACGAGGTCCAGGAACCCGGCAGCACCCGGCAACCGGGGAAGATCTTCGACGCCAACACCACCCTGTTGGAAACCGCACTCCTCGATGCGGGCGCCGCAGTGATCAGGCACCGGCTGATGGATGACAATCCCACGCTGCTCCGGGAAGCGCTGGCGGCCGTCGCGGACAGCGGCATCCACCTGATCCTCACCACCGGCGGCATCAGCCAGGGTGCGTACGAGGTGGTGAAACAGGCGCTGGCCAACAGCAGCGTCGAATTCCTCTCCGTCACCATGCAGCCCGGCGGGCCGCAGGCGTTGGGAACCATCGGCGGTGTGCCGTTCCTCGGATTCCCGGGCAACCCGGTCAGTGCCCTCGTATCCTTCGAGATGTTCCTCCGGCCGGCCCTCACCGCCGTCGCCGGTGTCCCGCACCCCCGGGTGGTCCTCACCGCTGCCCTTGAGGAGGAGGTGAGCTCGCCGGAAGCCAAACACCAGGTCCGCCGTGGCTGGTATACCCCCCGCGCAGCAGCCGGTGAGCCGGTGGGTACGGTTAGGCTGGTGGGTGGCCCCGGATCACACCTGATCCATGCGCTGGCCGAATCGAACGTCCTGGTCCAGCTGCCCGTCGGCACCGGAAGCCTCGCGGCGGGGGACCTGGTCTCCGTGTGGCTCGTCGACGGGATGCACGGCGCGCCGTCGTTCGGGATTCCTGCAGCGCACCCGCTCGCTGTGGCCGGGCCCGGGAACACCTGA
- the moaA gene encoding GTP 3',8-cyclase MoaA — protein MGIELGMPHIGVQRPTDAGPGLMDSFGRKATDMRLSLTDKCNLRCTYCMPAEGLDWLQKSAVLSREEIVRLVRIGVDTLGVRELRLTGGEPLVRADLLQIISDIRANHADLPISMTTNGLGLDKKAQALKDAGLSRINVSMDSLHPDTFAQLTRRPFLDRVLRGIEAAAEVGLGLVKINAVLMRGINDHEAPDLLEWAVSKGFELRFIEQMPLDADHGWTRDGMITALEMRTLLEQQFVLTSDPRNRDGAPAERWEVRRIAAPDIVVGTVGIIASVTEPFCADCRRTRVTAEGKIMSCLFSREETDLRDLLRSDADDDAIAARWQDAMWAKPKAHGMGHVGLGSEDFVQPDRSMSAIGG, from the coding sequence ATGGGAATTGAACTGGGTATGCCGCACATCGGGGTCCAGCGTCCCACGGATGCCGGGCCGGGGCTCATGGACAGTTTTGGTCGCAAGGCCACTGACATGCGCCTGTCGTTGACCGACAAATGCAATCTTCGCTGCACCTATTGCATGCCCGCTGAGGGCCTGGACTGGCTGCAGAAATCGGCGGTTCTCTCCCGGGAGGAGATTGTCCGGCTGGTCCGGATCGGCGTCGACACGCTCGGGGTCCGCGAGCTGCGCCTGACCGGCGGTGAGCCGCTGGTCCGCGCCGACCTGCTGCAGATCATCAGCGACATCCGCGCCAACCACGCGGATCTTCCCATCTCCATGACCACCAACGGGCTGGGACTGGACAAGAAGGCACAGGCGCTCAAGGATGCAGGGTTGAGCAGGATCAATGTGTCGATGGATTCGCTCCACCCCGACACGTTCGCCCAGCTGACCCGGCGCCCGTTCCTCGACCGGGTGCTGCGCGGCATCGAGGCAGCAGCTGAGGTGGGGCTGGGCCTCGTCAAGATCAACGCTGTGCTGATGCGCGGCATCAACGACCATGAGGCACCCGACCTGCTCGAGTGGGCCGTCTCCAAGGGCTTCGAGCTGCGCTTCATCGAGCAGATGCCCCTCGACGCCGACCACGGCTGGACCCGGGACGGCATGATCACCGCCCTGGAAATGCGGACCCTGCTGGAGCAGCAGTTCGTGCTCACCTCCGATCCGCGCAACCGTGACGGCGCCCCCGCCGAACGCTGGGAGGTGCGGCGGATCGCTGCGCCGGACATCGTCGTCGGAACCGTTGGCATTATCGCCTCCGTCACCGAGCCGTTCTGCGCCGACTGCCGGCGGACCCGGGTCACCGCCGAGGGGAAGATCATGAGTTGCCTGTTCTCCCGCGAGGAGACCGATCTGCGGGACCTGTTGCGCTCAGACGCCGACGACGACGCCATCGCCGCCCGCTGGCAGGACGCCATGTGGGCCAAGCCGAAAGCCCACGGGATGGGCCATGTGGGACTCGGCTCGGAGGACTTCGTCCAGCCGGACCGCAGCATGAGCGCGATAGGCGGCTAG
- a CDS encoding MoaD/ThiS family protein, translating to MLVRYFGAAQAAAGVAEERLDLAAGSLDTVLERITARYPQPVRAGGPAMPEVLARSSFLLNEVALRDRGRVLTADDVLDILPPFAGG from the coding sequence ATGCTGGTTCGATATTTCGGCGCCGCGCAAGCCGCAGCCGGTGTTGCAGAAGAGCGCCTCGACCTCGCAGCAGGGTCGCTCGACACGGTGCTCGAGCGCATCACCGCCCGGTACCCGCAGCCGGTTCGGGCTGGCGGGCCGGCGATGCCCGAAGTTCTCGCCCGGAGCAGCTTCCTCCTGAATGAGGTGGCCCTCCGGGACCGCGGTCGGGTGCTGACCGCCGACGACGTCCTGGACATCCTGCCGCCCTTCGCCGGCGGGTAG